The following is a genomic window from Shewanella avicenniae.
CGGCCAAAAATTGACTGAGTTCAATTTATTGACGAATTGTTGTATTTCGGACTGGCTTACGTTGGCAAAGCTAGGTAAATTGTCTCTGCTCATTAAGTGAGCTGCAGCTAATTTTTGCTGCTCCGTCTTTAATCTATTGGCATCAATTATCAACCAACAGAAGACAACAATTTATGGTCCATCTACAAGAAAAATACCAAGAAAGGCGACGGACCGCCGTGCCAAATGAGGAAGTTTGGCATTCGCTCAATGCAGAGCAAAAAATGGCATTATATCGACTACAGGGATACGGTTATCGTTTGCTGTTTGTCAGACAGTTGTTCGCTGGTCCTTTAGCGATTATCGCTCAATTTGACCAACTGGCAACGATAAGCAGTGATGGTGCTGTCGATTTATCACCATCTATAACCTTGCGCGCCTAGCGCAAAATAAAAAAGGGAAGCTCGGCTTCCCTTTTTTATTTATATCGCGTCATCAACTCGCTTATTTCTTCGCGGCTAACGCTGCTTTCACTTGTTGTACCGCAGTACCACCCAACACATCGCGTTTCTGCAAACAGGCTTCAATGGTCAGGTTCGGATAAACATCCTCGCCAATGACATTCGCAAAGCCTTGCAGTTGCTCCAGTGGCAACTCTTCAATCGCTTTACCTTCGCTAATAGCTTGCACCACCACTTCGCCTACCACATGGTGCGCTTCGCGGAATGGCATGCCTTTACTCACCAAGTAGTCAGCCAATTCGGTGGCGTTAGCATAACCTTGCTGTGCCGCGGTGCGGGCGTTGTCGCGGTTCACTTTTACGCCTTCGAGCACCAATGCCGCCATTTTCAGACACAAGCTCCAGCTGTCGATTACATCAAACAGCCCTTCTTTGTCTTCCTGCATGTCTTTGTTGTATGCCAGCGGCAGTGCTTTCATGGTGGTGAGAATGCCCACCAGCGAACCATAAACCCGCCCGGCTTTACCGCGGATCAGCTCCAGCGCATCGGGGTTTTTCTTCTGTGGCATCAAAGATGAGCCGGAAGTGACGTTATCCGCCAATTCGATAAAGTTGGCTTCGCCAGAGTTAAAGAAGATCATATCTTCTGCCATGCGGCTCAAATGCAACATGCTGATTGATGCGTTGGAACACAACTCAACCACGTGGTCACGATCCGACACGCTATCTAAGCTGTTCAGTGTTGGCCCTGCAAAATTGAGGCTTTTTGCCAGCGCATAACGATCAATCGGATAAGCGGTACCGGCAAGTGCGCCGCTACCGAGTGGGCAAGTATTGAGGCGATTCATGGTGTCTTCGAGGCGAGAAATATCACGCTCAAACATCTCCACATAGGCCAGCGCCCAATGACCAAAGGTCACAGGTTGTGCCCGTTGCAGATGGGTATACCCAGGCATGACGGCATCGACCTCACGCGCAGCGACGGCGAGCATCTCTTGCCGTAAGCCTTGCAGTAATTCAAGCACAGCAGCGCCTTCCTCTTTACACCAGAGTTTCAAGTCAGTCGCGACTTGGTCGTTACGTGAACGGCCGGTGTGCAGCTTTTTGCCGAGATCGCCGACCTTTTCAATCAGCTTTTGCTCCACGAAACTGTGAATATCTTCGGCGCCGGAAGCAACGATCTGTGCTGGTTCAGCGCGTACTTCATCGAGCAGTTCCGCCAATGCTTGGTGCAACGCGCTTAGCTCATCGCTGGTCAGAATGCCGACACTAGCAATCGCCGTTGCCCACGCAACAGAGCCTTGAATATCTTGCTCAACCAGTCGATAGTCCACTGGCAATGAGTCGTTGAACAGTTGAAACAGCTCGCTGCTAGGACCGCTGAATCTGCCACCCCATAACGCCATGATAAATCCCTCGTATTTGGTTCAATAAAAAAGGGCGCCGCGGCGCCCTTGCGCTTTACTCGCTTACTTTTGGCTGTTAAGTGCGCGGATGCGACTGGCCAGTGAGTACAGACGGATAAAGCCCTCAGCATGACTCTGATCGTAAACAACATCAGCACCAAAGGTTGCAAATGCTTCAGAATACAGGCTGTTAGGTGATCTTTTCTTAACTGCGGTGACTTGGCCTTTATAGAGTTTCAAGACCACTTCGCCGTTCACGTCTTTAGCTAAGGCTTCAGACGCCGCCACCAACGATTCACACAGAGGGGTGAACCAACGGCCGTCATACACTAAGTGCGACATTTGACCGGCAATCTGCTCGCGCCACGCGCGGCATGTTTTATCGAGTACCAACTCTTCAATCGCACGCAGTGCTGCAACCATGACGGTGCCGCCCGGAGTTTCGTAGCAACCACGAGACTTCATCCCCACCATGCGGTTTTCGGTGATATCGACACGCCCAACACCATGTGGCGATGCAATAGCATTCAGCTTCAATACCACTTGATACGGTGTTAACGCTTCGCCGTTCACTTCAGTCACGCGGCAGTTTTCTACTTTCAGTGTGACGTATTCAGCTTCGTTTGGTGCGTCTTCTGGATCGGTCGTCCAAGTCCATACGGCTTTTGATGGCTCATTCCAAGTGCTTTCCAACTCGCCACCTTCGGTAGAGATGTGCCATGCGTTAGCATCACGGCTGTAGATCTTCGTGGCTGAAGCGGAGGTTTTGATATTACGTTCAGCCAAATAATCCAACAGATCTTCACGGCTTTCCATGGTCCATTCACGCCATGGGGCGATGACAGCTAGATCCGGAGCTAGCGCGGCAAAGCAGCTTTCAAAACGGACTTGGTCGTTACCTTTACCAGTACAACCGTGACACAGTGCATCGGCGCCCACTTTGCGTGCCACTTCCACTTGCGCTTTGGCAATGATTGGACGCGCCATTGAGGTACCCAGCAAGTAAGTACCTTCGTACACAGCGCCAGTCGCGATGGTTGGGTAGATGTAGTCTTTAACCAGCTCTTCTTTTAAATCAACGATGTAACATTCAGAAGCGCCTGATGCTAATGCTTTTTCTTTCAAGCCCACCAGCTCTTCTTCGCCTTGGCCTACGTCAGCACAAAAGGCAACGATTTCGCAGTTGTTATAGTTTTCTTTCAGCCACGGGATAATGGCAGAAGTATCCAAGCCGCCGGAATATGCCAATACGACTTTTTTAACTTCGGTATTTTTCTTTGCGATAGACATGATTATTTCCTGAATTACAAGGCCGCAGCCATCAACTTAATAGAGTTACCAGCACCGCATTTTGCGCATGCATCCGGTTTTGCGCTTGCTGAAGGATCAGCGAGCCTTCACCATCCATCACTTCATCGGTGACTTCAACGCCGCGGTGGGCAGGAAGACAGTGCATGAAGTATTTAACGTTGTACTTATCCATCATTTCGCGGGTCACTTGGTATTGACCAAATTTAGCCGCGATATCAGAAAGCTTGGTGTTATCACCCATGGATATCCAAGTGTCGGTATACACCGCATCACACTCTTCCAGTGCCGCAACATCAGACGTCAGCAGCAAACTGCCCCCGTGGGCGGCCGCTAACTGTTGTGCTTGGGTCACGACAAAACCATCTGGGAAGTGACCTTCTGGGCAGATCACTGTCATCCGCATACCAAGCACAGCCGCACCTAACATCAGTGAATGGGTCACGTTGTTGCCATCACCGATGTAGGCCAAGCTGACCTTCTTCAAATCACCTTCGTTTTCATACAAGGTGAGAAAATCCGCCAAGGCTTGGCATGGGTGAAACAGATCTGACAGCGCATTAATCACCGGCACCGAGCCATATTCAGCCAGTTCTTCAATGGTGACATGGCTAAAAGTACGGGCAACGATGGCATCGGCCCATTGAGAAATATTACCTGCAAAGTCGGCTACCGACTCACGCTTACCTAAAGCACCGTTTTGCTGATCCATGTAGACACAGTGGCCACCTAGCTTGTTGATCCCGATATCAAAGCTGACGCGAGTACGCAGTGAGGGCTTTTCAAACAGCATGACCACACTTTTGCCATCGAGCGCGGTGCGGTATTCCTCAGGTGCGGCTTTCATCTTCGTCGCCAGCTCTAACAGAGCCAACAGCTGCGACTGACTCAGTTCTTTCAGAGACAACAGGTGCTTCATAATTCTTCCTTTCTATGGTTGTATTTGCGTGCCGATGTGCTCTCCCCGGGCCAGCGCAGCTAATTGTGCTGCATCTCGCCATGAAGCAACCTGAACCGGCTGCCCCATCTGCTCGGCCACTTCTAATGCGGCCTCCACTTTCACTTTCATGCCTTTGGCAATCACGCCTTGAGCCACCAGCTCAGCAATCTGTGCACGATTCAAACTACGCAACAGTTCACCCTTGCCATCAAGTACACCGGGTACATCTGACAACAGAATTAACTGACCATGCACTAACTTAGCCAACACAGTGGCGGCATCGTCGGCATTAACGTTGAGTAGCTCACCGTCAGTGGTCATCGCAATCGAGCTGACAATCGGCAACCAGCCTTGCGATAAAATAAATTTCAAATATGTGCCATCTTTTGGTGCGACCTGACCCACCATGCCCAGTCTTGGATCTTTGATGGTGGCATCAACCAAATTGCCATCGGCTAAACTCAGGCCCACCACAGTGGCACCTGCTGCCGTTGCGGCACCTTGTAAGACTTTGTTTGAGGTACCGGCTAACGCCCCCACGACGACCGGCATATGTTCTTTCGGGCTGACCCGCAGGCCATCGACCTTTTCAGAGACCATGCCGTTCGCTTGCAGCTGTTCATCCACCAGATAACCGCCGCCATGCACCAGCACAACTTTGCGGCCAGCGTTGACCATGTCCGCGGCGGTTTTCATCAAACCTTGCATGCCTTCAGGGCTTTGCATCAATGCGCCACCCACTTTCAATACCAATACGGTGTCATTCGTGCTCATGAGAATCTCTCCGAAGGCGTCACATTAAGCCAATTGGTAATGAATCTTTATGCATTGCAATGCTTGGCTTGCTGCACCTTTCATTAAATTATCGATGGCGCTTGATACCACCAGATAACCGCTTTGCTCGTCATACTTCCAACCCAGAATGCAGTTTGGGGTCAGTACAACGTCGTCCACTTTCGGGAAACGGTTATGCATTACTTTGACAATTTTAGAGTCATCGTAGACCGCATAGGCTGCGCTGATCTGCTCCGTGGTCGTGCCAGGCTTAAGTTGCACGGTAATGGTTGCCAAAATGCCACGCTTAAAATTGCCCAAGTGTGGGGTGAAAATCACTTCTTGCCCCAATTGCGTTGCAATTTCAGGTTGATGACGATGGCCAAGCACGCCATACGGTGTTAATGACACTTCACAAAAACTGGTATGCAGCTGCGCTTTACGGCCTGCACCGGTCACGCCACTCACGGCATTGATCACCGGATAGGCATCAGTTAAAAATGGCTTCAATGGTTTAAGCGCGGTTAATGACGCAGTCGGATAACAACCGGGTACCGCAATCATGCGGGTGTTTTTTACCGCTTCGGCGTTCCACTCAGCCAAACCATACACCGCCTGGGCCAACACCTCAGGTTGGTTATGCTCAAAGCCATACCATTTTGGATATTGCGCAGCATCGCTAAAACGATAGGCACCACTTAAATCAAATACGGCTAAACCTTGCTGATAAAAATAAGCAGCGAGTTCTAAACTGATCACATGTTCTGTAGCTAACACCACAGCATCGGCTTCATTCACAATGGCCGCTTTTGCTTCAGCTGTCAGTGGCTGTAAGCAATGAGTCACCTGCTGATAAACAGGATATAAGTCTGACAAGGCCTTGCCCTTATCCAGACTATTTTCCGATACATACAACCCTTGGATAGAGAGTTCAGCTTCCGCTTGAATAAGGGCTGTGATTTGGGCGCCGGTGTATCCGCTCGCACCGATAATGGCAATATTTTTCATCGCACTCGCATCGCTATCTGATCAATAAAAATGGGCAGCATGCTACTGCCCAATAAAACTGCACGCTGTTTAGTTTAACGCCACTAGGATTATTCGCAGCTATTATTTTTATGGTTCTGTGTTTAAGGCCGCGTTGACTAAACATGCTGCAGCATCAGCTTTCTGATGACACTTATCAGAATTGTTTGCTAGACTACCACAAAAGCCTATTTATGCAATATATGTGAATAGATATATTTGGAGTGTTTTTAACAAATGCGCAATAAACAGCCAACCCTCGCCCAAAGTTTTGCTGCGCTTCTCGCCGCACCGTCTATCAGCGCGATTGATGCGAGCCAAGATCAATCCAATAAGCCCGTACTTGACTTGTTATGCAATTGGTTTGGCGACTTAGGCTTTCAATGCCAACAACAAGCGGTGGCCAATACGCGCGACAAACACAATTTTGTGGCCACCCTTGGTCAAGGGAACGGGGGATTGTTGCTTGCGGGGCACACAGATACCGTGCCGTTTGATGAGGGTCAGTGGCAAGTAGATCCCTTTAAGCTGACCGAAAAGGATGGCAAGTGGTATGGCTTAGGTAGCTGCGATATGAAAGGCTTTTTTGCACTGATATTAGAAGCACTCAAAGAGATACCGCTCGATAAACTGCAACGACCGCTGCATATTTTGGCCAGTGCCGACGAAGAAACCACCATGAATGGTGCAAAGGCCTTTGCAGCTAATGCCGCAATCAAGCCTGAATATGCCATCATTGGCGAACCCACCAGTTTGCGCCCGGTGTATATGCATAAAGGGCATCTTGCCCAAGGGATCCGCATTGTCGGCCGTAGCGGTCATTCATCCGATCCCGCCAAAGGACTAAACGCCATTGATATTATGCATTTGGTGATTGGCCAACTGCTGAAACTACGCCAGCATCTGGCAGAAAATTACCGTGAAAACGCCTTTAGCGTGCCCTATCCCACCATGAACTTTGGCCATATTCATGGGGGTGATGCCGCCAACCGGATCTGTGGTTGCTGCGACCTGCATTTGGACATTCGGCCACTACCGGGGATTGCCCTGCAAGATTTGGAACTGATGCTGCATCAATATCTGAAGCCGGTAGTCAGCCAGTATCCGGGGGCAGTTACCATTTCAACTTTATATCCGGGCAATGAAGCGTTTAAAGACTCGGCAGATTCTGCATGGAGTCAATTAGTGGCATCACTCGCAGGCAATGCGCCGGAAGTGGTGAACTATGCGACTGAAGCCCCATATATTCGCCAGTTAGGTTGCCATACATTAGTGTTAGGGCCTGGCAGTATTGAGCAGGCGCATCAACCCGATGAATATATGGCACAAGATCAACTTAAGCCCACCGTTGAGTTACTTCGCAAACTTATTTGGCATGCCTGCATAAAGGATTAACATAGCTTTAGCGAATGCCGCAGCAGTTAGCGAATAATGCAGCCTGCGGCAATATTCCCAGCAAAAAAATATCGATTCTGCAACGGCGCTCGTCACATTTGTATTACAAGTTGACCAACAGGCAGGTGGATAGGTATCGTGGTGGGTTCTGGTTTTTACTTACCAAAGCCCTTCATTAATGGAGTGAGAAACAATGGTAGATATGTATGCGTCGCTGCGCGCCAATGTGAATATGTTGGGGCAAATGCTCGGTGAGACCATGAGCACTGACCTTGGGGAATCGTTTTTAGAAAAGGTTGAGCAGATCCGCCAGCTCGCCAAAAGATCCCGCCAAGGTGATACTCAGGCACGGGATCAGATGCTGGCGCTATTAACCGCCTTGCCGGACAACGAATTAGTCCCCGTCGCCAAAGCCTTTAACCAATTTCTCAACTTAGCCAATATTGCCGAACAGTTTCATACCATCAGCCGTAACTGTGACGAGATGGTGTGCGTACCTGATCCGGTTGAGCAACTGCTGGGCAAAATGCTGGACGATGGCCGCGTTGATCAACAACAACTGCAACAATGCTTACGCAATCTCGATATCGATCTGGTGCTCACCGCACACCCAACCGAGATCTCGCGTCGAACGCTGATCTATAAATATGCCGCAATTGTTGATTGTCTCGCCGCGTTAGAAAATACCCAGCTGAGCGAACGTGAACACAGTCAATTACGGCTGCGCTTACGCCAGTTGATTGCGCAGATTTGGCACACCAATGAGATTCGTGAAGAGCGCCCAACCCCAGTTGATGAAGCGCGTTGGGGCTTGTCGACCATTGAAGCCTCACTGTGGCACGCCATTCCTGACTTTTTGCGACAACTGAACGACAAAGTGCAAGACCGTACTGGCGAACAACTGCCCATCGATTTTGCCCCAATCCGCTTCTCAAGCTGGATGGGCGGTGACCGCGATGGCAACCCGTTTGTTACCGCCAAAGTGACGGCAGAAGTCTTAGATCGTAACCGCCACGCCGCGGCGCGTTTGCATCTTAAGGATGTCGTGCTGTTGGTCGATGAGTTGTCGATGTCAAAAGCCAACGCTGAGCTGATGGCTTACACCAATAACAGCCCAGAGCCTTATCGTGTTGTGTTGCGTGACTTGCGCCAAAAGCTGCGCAACACCATCGATTATTTGAATGCGCGCATTGCAGGGCATCACCCAGAAGTGGACGAAACCAGCATCATTTGGCACGAAGAGGATCTCAAACGGCCATTGATGATGCTTTACACCAGTCTTTACGACTGTGGAATGCGCCTGATCGCCAATGGTTTATTACTGGATATGCTGCGCCGAATCGCCAGTTTTGGGATTCACATGGTGCGCTTGGATATTCGTCAAGATTCCGGCCGCCACGAAGAAGTATTAAGTGAGCTGACCCAATATCTGGAGATGGGTGATTACGCCAGCTGGAATGAGGAAGAGAAACAAGCCTTCCTGCTGAAAGAGCTGCGCGGCCGTCGGCCATTAATTCCGAACACCTGGAAGCCATCGGCTGACGTCAATGAAGTGTGGTCAACCTTTAAGTTGATTGCCTCACAGCCGAGTCGCTCGTTAGGTTCGTACGTGATCTCCATGGCCAGTAAGCCATCTGACGTGTTAGCGGTATTACTGCTGCTGAAGAAATGCGGTTGTAAACATCCGATTCGCGTCGTGCCGCTGTTCGAAACATTAGAAGATTTGACTCACGCGGCTGATGCCATTCGCCAATTGCTGAGTATCGATTGGTACAAAGATTACACCCACGGTATGCAAGAGGTGATGATTGGATACTCCGACTCAGCTAAAGATGCCGGGGTTATGGCGGCTGGCTGGGCACAATATCAAGCACAAGAGCAGTTAGTGGACGTCTGTAAAGAAGCAGGTGTGAAACTGATGCTATTCCATGGTCGCGGCGGTACGGTTGGCCGCGGTGGCGCACCAGCACACGATGCGATTTTATCGCAACCACCGGGCTCAGTTGATGGCCGAATCCGCGTCACTGAACAAGGTGAGATGATCCGCTTTAAGTTTGGTTTGCCTAAACAAGCGGTGCAATCGCTGGCGCTGTATACCTCAGCGGTAATGGAAGCCACGCTGTTGCCACCACCAGAGCCAAAACCTGAATGGCGCGCCTGTATGATCCGCGTCGCCGCAGATTCCGTAACCGCCTACCGCGATGTGGTGCGTAACGAACCTGATTTTGTCCCTTACTTCCGCGCCGCAACACCAGAAATCGAGTTAGGTAAACTGCCACTTGGCAGCCGACCAGCCAAACGTAAAGTGGATGGGGGCATCGAAAGCTTGCGTGCCATTCCGTGGATCTTTGCTTGGTCGCAAAACCGCTTGATGCTGCCGGCATGGTTGGGCGCAGGTGAATCACTGAAAATGGCCGTTGATCGTGGCGAAGAAGCATTACTCAAGGAAATGGAGCGCGAGTGGCCATTCTTTAGCACCCGCATCTCGATGATGGAGATGGTATTTGCCAAAGCAGAACCAAACTTAGCGCGTTACTACGAAAAATGCTTAGTGCCTGCATCATTGCATCATTTAGGTGACACCCTGATTGAACGCCTGCAACTCGGTATTGATGTGGTGAAGCAACTCACTGAGAGCGATGTATTGATGTCGCACACGCCATGGAACCGTGAATCAGTGCAACTGCGTAACCCGTACATTGATCCGTTGAACTTCCTACAGGCTGAGCTGTTAGGCCGTACTCGTAAGGAAGCGCAACCCAGTGCTAAACTGGAGCTGGCATTGATGTTAACTATTGCGGGTGTTGCCGCCGGCATGAGGAATACAGGTTGATCAAACGGTTATTTTTATTACCGCTGCTACTCTGGCTGGACGGTTGTGCCAGCCAGTACAGCATTTCAGAGCAGCAAGTGCAGCAATATCTCAACGACAAAGTGGTCAAACAGATCAAGCTGGATAGCGAAGGGATGAAGCTGCAATCTGGCATTACGCGGCTTGACGTGAAACTCGGAGAGCAAGCGGAGCGGATTTCGGTGACGGCGTTTGGCGAGTTGAAGTTGGAAACACCGCTGTTCCCGCTGTACGCCAGTATGCAAACCCGCTTTAGCGCAACGCCGCGTTATCAGGCAAGTAACCACAGTTTATATCTTGACGATATGCAGATTGAAGATGTGCTACTGACGCCAGAGAAACTGCAATTGCTGATTGGGCCAGTAGCACGACAGATGGCCAATCAAGCCAAGGACTTACTGCAAGACCAGCCAATTTATGTGCTGGATACCGATAAGCCCAAAGAGGCTAAGATTGCCGAGATGACCCAGAGCATTAAGGTTGAAC
Proteins encoded in this region:
- the argH gene encoding argininosuccinate lyase, with the protein product MALWGGRFSGPSSELFQLFNDSLPVDYRLVEQDIQGSVAWATAIASVGILTSDELSALHQALAELLDEVRAEPAQIVASGAEDIHSFVEQKLIEKVGDLGKKLHTGRSRNDQVATDLKLWCKEEGAAVLELLQGLRQEMLAVAAREVDAVMPGYTHLQRAQPVTFGHWALAYVEMFERDISRLEDTMNRLNTCPLGSGALAGTAYPIDRYALAKSLNFAGPTLNSLDSVSDRDHVVELCSNASISMLHLSRMAEDMIFFNSGEANFIELADNVTSGSSLMPQKKNPDALELIRGKAGRVYGSLVGILTTMKALPLAYNKDMQEDKEGLFDVIDSWSLCLKMAALVLEGVKVNRDNARTAAQQGYANATELADYLVSKGMPFREAHHVVGEVVVQAISEGKAIEELPLEQLQGFANVIGEDVYPNLTIEACLQKRDVLGGTAVQQVKAALAAKK
- a CDS encoding argininosuccinate synthase — its product is MSIAKKNTEVKKVVLAYSGGLDTSAIIPWLKENYNNCEIVAFCADVGQGEEELVGLKEKALASGASECYIVDLKEELVKDYIYPTIATGAVYEGTYLLGTSMARPIIAKAQVEVARKVGADALCHGCTGKGNDQVRFESCFAALAPDLAVIAPWREWTMESREDLLDYLAERNIKTSASATKIYSRDANAWHISTEGGELESTWNEPSKAVWTWTTDPEDAPNEAEYVTLKVENCRVTEVNGEALTPYQVVLKLNAIASPHGVGRVDITENRMVGMKSRGCYETPGGTVMVAALRAIEELVLDKTCRAWREQIAGQMSHLVYDGRWFTPLCESLVAASEALAKDVNGEVVLKLYKGQVTAVKKRSPNSLYSEAFATFGADVVYDQSHAEGFIRLYSLASRIRALNSQK
- a CDS encoding ornithine carbamoyltransferase, whose amino-acid sequence is MKHLLSLKELSQSQLLALLELATKMKAAPEEYRTALDGKSVVMLFEKPSLRTRVSFDIGINKLGGHCVYMDQQNGALGKRESVADFAGNISQWADAIVARTFSHVTIEELAEYGSVPVINALSDLFHPCQALADFLTLYENEGDLKKVSLAYIGDGNNVTHSLMLGAAVLGMRMTVICPEGHFPDGFVVTQAQQLAAAHGGSLLLTSDVAALEECDAVYTDTWISMGDNTKLSDIAAKFGQYQVTREMMDKYNVKYFMHCLPAHRGVEVTDEVMDGEGSLILQQAQNRMHAQNAVLVTLLS
- the argB gene encoding acetylglutamate kinase, giving the protein MSTNDTVLVLKVGGALMQSPEGMQGLMKTAADMVNAGRKVVLVHGGGYLVDEQLQANGMVSEKVDGLRVSPKEHMPVVVGALAGTSNKVLQGAATAAGATVVGLSLADGNLVDATIKDPRLGMVGQVAPKDGTYLKFILSQGWLPIVSSIAMTTDGELLNVNADDAATVLAKLVHGQLILLSDVPGVLDGKGELLRSLNRAQIAELVAQGVIAKGMKVKVEAALEVAEQMGQPVQVASWRDAAQLAALARGEHIGTQIQP
- the argC gene encoding N-acetyl-gamma-glutamyl-phosphate reductase, translating into MKNIAIIGASGYTGAQITALIQAEAELSIQGLYVSENSLDKGKALSDLYPVYQQVTHCLQPLTAEAKAAIVNEADAVVLATEHVISLELAAYFYQQGLAVFDLSGAYRFSDAAQYPKWYGFEHNQPEVLAQAVYGLAEWNAEAVKNTRMIAVPGCYPTASLTALKPLKPFLTDAYPVINAVSGVTGAGRKAQLHTSFCEVSLTPYGVLGHRHQPEIATQLGQEVIFTPHLGNFKRGILATITVQLKPGTTTEQISAAYAVYDDSKIVKVMHNRFPKVDDVVLTPNCILGWKYDEQSGYLVVSSAIDNLMKGAASQALQCIKIHYQLA
- the argE gene encoding acetylornithine deacetylase, which encodes MRNKQPTLAQSFAALLAAPSISAIDASQDQSNKPVLDLLCNWFGDLGFQCQQQAVANTRDKHNFVATLGQGNGGLLLAGHTDTVPFDEGQWQVDPFKLTEKDGKWYGLGSCDMKGFFALILEALKEIPLDKLQRPLHILASADEETTMNGAKAFAANAAIKPEYAIIGEPTSLRPVYMHKGHLAQGIRIVGRSGHSSDPAKGLNAIDIMHLVIGQLLKLRQHLAENYRENAFSVPYPTMNFGHIHGGDAANRICGCCDLHLDIRPLPGIALQDLELMLHQYLKPVVSQYPGAVTISTLYPGNEAFKDSADSAWSQLVASLAGNAPEVVNYATEAPYIRQLGCHTLVLGPGSIEQAHQPDEYMAQDQLKPTVELLRKLIWHACIKD
- the ppc gene encoding phosphoenolpyruvate carboxylase; translation: MVDMYASLRANVNMLGQMLGETMSTDLGESFLEKVEQIRQLAKRSRQGDTQARDQMLALLTALPDNELVPVAKAFNQFLNLANIAEQFHTISRNCDEMVCVPDPVEQLLGKMLDDGRVDQQQLQQCLRNLDIDLVLTAHPTEISRRTLIYKYAAIVDCLAALENTQLSEREHSQLRLRLRQLIAQIWHTNEIREERPTPVDEARWGLSTIEASLWHAIPDFLRQLNDKVQDRTGEQLPIDFAPIRFSSWMGGDRDGNPFVTAKVTAEVLDRNRHAAARLHLKDVVLLVDELSMSKANAELMAYTNNSPEPYRVVLRDLRQKLRNTIDYLNARIAGHHPEVDETSIIWHEEDLKRPLMMLYTSLYDCGMRLIANGLLLDMLRRIASFGIHMVRLDIRQDSGRHEEVLSELTQYLEMGDYASWNEEEKQAFLLKELRGRRPLIPNTWKPSADVNEVWSTFKLIASQPSRSLGSYVISMASKPSDVLAVLLLLKKCGCKHPIRVVPLFETLEDLTHAADAIRQLLSIDWYKDYTHGMQEVMIGYSDSAKDAGVMAAGWAQYQAQEQLVDVCKEAGVKLMLFHGRGGTVGRGGAPAHDAILSQPPGSVDGRIRVTEQGEMIRFKFGLPKQAVQSLALYTSAVMEATLLPPPEPKPEWRACMIRVAADSVTAYRDVVRNEPDFVPYFRAATPEIELGKLPLGSRPAKRKVDGGIESLRAIPWIFAWSQNRLMLPAWLGAGESLKMAVDRGEEALLKEMEREWPFFSTRISMMEMVFAKAEPNLARYYEKCLVPASLHHLGDTLIERLQLGIDVVKQLTESDVLMSHTPWNRESVQLRNPYIDPLNFLQAELLGRTRKEAQPSAKLELALMLTIAGVAAGMRNTG
- a CDS encoding DUF1439 domain-containing protein, translated to MIKRLFLLPLLLWLDGCASQYSISEQQVQQYLNDKVVKQIKLDSEGMKLQSGITRLDVKLGEQAERISVTAFGELKLETPLFPLYASMQTRFSATPRYQASNHSLYLDDMQIEDVLLTPEKLQLLIGPVARQMANQAKDLLQDQPIYVLDTDKPKEAKIAEMTQSIKVEPGKLTLLFK